The following are encoded in a window of Ranitomeya variabilis isolate aRanVar5 chromosome 6, aRanVar5.hap1, whole genome shotgun sequence genomic DNA:
- the LOC143781685 gene encoding histone H2A type 1-like produces MSGRGKQGGKVRAKAKTRSSRAGLQFPVGRVHRLLRKGNYAERVGAGAPVYLAAVLEYLTAEILELAGNAARDNKKTRIIPRHLQLAVRNDEELNRLLGGVTIAQGGVLPNIQAVLLPKKTESSKKSK; encoded by the coding sequence ATGTCTGGACGCGGCAAACAAGGAGGAAAGGTTCGCGCTAAAGCCAAGACCCGCTCGTCCCGGGCAGGACTGCAGTTCCCGGTCGGCCGTGTGCACAGGCTTCTCCGCAAGGGCAACTACGCTGAGAGAGTCGGCGCCGGCGCTCCGGTCTATCTGGCcgctgtgctggagtatctgaccgccgagatcctggaattggccggcaatgctgcccgggacaacaagaagacccgcatcatcccccgacacctgcagctggcggtgcgcaatgacgaggagctgaacaggctgctgggtgGGGTGACCATCGCCCAGGGGGGCGTCCTGCCCAACATCCAGGCCGTGCTGCTGCCTAAGAAGACCGAGAGCAGCAAGAAGAGCAAGTGA